In one Lolium rigidum isolate FL_2022 chromosome 3, APGP_CSIRO_Lrig_0.1, whole genome shotgun sequence genomic region, the following are encoded:
- the LOC124700262 gene encoding homeobox-leucine zipper protein HOX12-like isoform X2, whose amino-acid sequence MSSEEEERQLFPSFLFPESFLADAAMPNSGGEQRKAGRQRRRRKARQVAESDGDDAAAKKRRLTDDQAQFLEMSFRKERKLETPRKVQLAAELGLDTKQVAVWFQNRRARYKSKLIEEEFSKLRAAHDAVVVHNCHLEAELLRLKEKLAETEEEKGKVMAAAATAGVGASSPSSSSFSTVTHNAAMVDQFEMEDAEADLTYLSEYDYNYVMDLAAGGYLGGVYDQFS is encoded by the exons ATGAGCTctgaggaggaagagagacagCTGTTCCCTTCGTTCCTCTTCCCGGAGAGTTTCCTGGCGGACGCGGCCATGCCAAACTCCG GTGGCGAGCAGAGGAAGGCCggccggcagcggcggaggaggaaggctCGTCAGGTGGCGGAGAGCGATGGCGACGACGCTGCGGCGAAGAAGCGGCGTCTGACCGACGACCAGGCACAGTTCCTTGAGATGAGCTTCCGGAAGGAGCGGAAGCTTGAGACCCCGCGCAAGGTGCAGCTCGCCGCCGAGCTTGGCCTCGACACCAAGCAGGTGGCAGTGTGGTTCCAGAACCGCCGCGCCCGCTACAAGAGCAAGCTCATCGAGGAGGAGTTCTCCAAGCTGCGCGCGGCCCACGACGCCGTCGTCGTCCACAACTGTCACCTCGAGGCCGAG TTGCTGAGGCTCAAGGAAAAGCTGGCCGAGacagaggaggagaagggcaaggtCATGGCTGCGGCGGCGACAGCAGGCGTCGGGGCCAGCAGCCCGAGCTCGTCGTCGTTCTCGACGGTGACGCACAACGCCGCGATGGTTGACCAGTTCGAGATGGAGGATGCGGAGGCCGACCTCACCTATCTGAGCGAGTACGACTACAACTATGTGATGGACTTGGCGGCCGGCGGCTACCTCGGAGGCGTCTATGATCAATTCAGCTGA
- the LOC124700262 gene encoding homeobox-leucine zipper protein HOX12-like isoform X1: MSSEEEERQLFPSFLFPESFLADAAMPNSGKSIRLLIKQLSCYVQLQAREYWLANPQRVVDCLGGEQRKAGRQRRRRKARQVAESDGDDAAAKKRRLTDDQAQFLEMSFRKERKLETPRKVQLAAELGLDTKQVAVWFQNRRARYKSKLIEEEFSKLRAAHDAVVVHNCHLEAELLRLKEKLAETEEEKGKVMAAAATAGVGASSPSSSSFSTVTHNAAMVDQFEMEDAEADLTYLSEYDYNYVMDLAAGGYLGGVYDQFS, translated from the exons ATGAGCTctgaggaggaagagagacagCTGTTCCCTTCGTTCCTCTTCCCGGAGAGTTTCCTGGCGGACGCGGCCATGCCAAACTCCGGTAAGTCTATCCGACTACTCATCAAACAGCTATCGTGCTATGTGCAGCTGCAAGCTAGAGAATACTGGTTAGCTAACCCCCAACGTGTTGTTGATTGTTTAGGTGGCGAGCAGAGGAAGGCCggccggcagcggcggaggaggaaggctCGTCAGGTGGCGGAGAGCGATGGCGACGACGCTGCGGCGAAGAAGCGGCGTCTGACCGACGACCAGGCACAGTTCCTTGAGATGAGCTTCCGGAAGGAGCGGAAGCTTGAGACCCCGCGCAAGGTGCAGCTCGCCGCCGAGCTTGGCCTCGACACCAAGCAGGTGGCAGTGTGGTTCCAGAACCGCCGCGCCCGCTACAAGAGCAAGCTCATCGAGGAGGAGTTCTCCAAGCTGCGCGCGGCCCACGACGCCGTCGTCGTCCACAACTGTCACCTCGAGGCCGAG TTGCTGAGGCTCAAGGAAAAGCTGGCCGAGacagaggaggagaagggcaaggtCATGGCTGCGGCGGCGACAGCAGGCGTCGGGGCCAGCAGCCCGAGCTCGTCGTCGTTCTCGACGGTGACGCACAACGCCGCGATGGTTGACCAGTTCGAGATGGAGGATGCGGAGGCCGACCTCACCTATCTGAGCGAGTACGACTACAACTATGTGATGGACTTGGCGGCCGGCGGCTACCTCGGAGGCGTCTATGATCAATTCAGCTGA